The Candidatus Tectomicrobia bacterium genome includes a region encoding these proteins:
- a CDS encoding peptidylprolyl isomerase, whose product MSLMAVLTTSRGEIRISLHEKQTPATVANFANLAKRGYYDGLSFHRVIPDFMIQGGCPQGNGRGGPGYTFEDEFRGDLAHDAPGVLSMANAGPGTNGSQFFITHVATPWLNGKHTVFGQVTAGQEVVDSIKAGDKLDKVAIEGDTGPLFQAQKANLDKWNAILDK is encoded by the coding sequence ATGTCCCTCATGGCGGTCCTCACCACCAGCCGCGGCGAGATCCGCATCTCGCTGCACGAGAAGCAGACCCCGGCGACCGTCGCCAACTTCGCGAACCTCGCCAAGCGGGGCTACTACGACGGCCTCTCCTTCCACCGGGTCATCCCGGACTTCATGATCCAGGGCGGCTGCCCGCAGGGGAACGGCCGGGGCGGCCCCGGCTATACCTTCGAGGATGAGTTCCGCGGCGATCTCGCCCACGACGCCCCGGGCGTGCTCTCCATGGCGAACGCGGGCCCCGGCACCAACGGCTCCCAGTTCTTCATCACCCACGTGGCCACCCCCTGGCTGAACGGCAAGCACACCGTCTTCGGCCAGGTGACCGCGGGCCAGGAGGTGGTGGATTCGATCAAGGCGGGAGACAAGCTCGATAAGGTCGCCATCGAGGGGGACACCGGGCCTCTCTTCCAGGCACAGAAGGCCAACCTCGACAAGTGGAACGCCATCCTGGACAAGTGA
- a CDS encoding sel1 repeat family protein, producing MRPPILRPALFLFLFLATCPADAGFKEGVTAFRLGDYAAALREFRPLAEKGVAEAQFNLGVMYRQGLGVKEDPAEALRWYRKAAERGHAKAQLNLGTLYARGLGAKEDPAEAFKWHRRAAEQGLAPAQRLVGEAYAAGKGAPRDLILAHAWLSLAQKKGEPGVSELLREVAARLSPSELWEAQRLAESWEPKRPDAIPARP from the coding sequence GTGCGCCCGCCGATCCTCCGGCCCGCCCTCTTCCTCTTCCTCTTCCTGGCGACCTGTCCCGCCGATGCGGGCTTCAAGGAGGGCGTCACCGCCTTCCGGCTGGGGGACTACGCCGCCGCCCTGCGGGAGTTCCGGCCGCTCGCCGAGAAGGGAGTGGCGGAGGCGCAGTTCAACCTGGGCGTCATGTACCGGCAGGGGCTCGGGGTGAAGGAGGACCCAGCCGAGGCGCTCAGGTGGTACCGCAAGGCGGCCGAGCGGGGCCACGCCAAGGCCCAGCTCAACCTGGGGACGCTCTACGCGAGGGGGCTCGGGGCGAAGGAGGACCCGGCCGAGGCCTTCAAGTGGCACCGCCGGGCCGCCGAGCAAGGGCTCGCCCCCGCCCAGCGCCTCGTGGGGGAGGCCTACGCCGCCGGGAAGGGCGCGCCGCGCGACCTGATCCTCGCCCACGCCTGGCTCAGCCTGGCCCAAAAGAAGGGGGAGCCCGGCGTCTCGGAGCTTCTGCGCGAGGTGGCCGCCCGCCTCAGCCCCAGCGAGCTCTGGGAGGCCCAGCGCCTGGCCGAGAGCTGGGAGCCCAAAAGGCCGGACGCCATCCCCGCACGGCCCTGA